From Microbacterium pseudoresistens, the proteins below share one genomic window:
- a CDS encoding TIGR03943 family putative permease subunit, producing MPEPHDVTRVDRRRSLGGRWLGVGLASVISVVTLVLGLTGRLTLYISPESVWFACAAAVVTLAGAIWSFTLPLGAEADHGHDHDAMDAHDHDHAGGAARRALGATATVAGGVIATGIVAGALLLPPASLSVELAMSRDPGADVLFAGSDVVALGTATDTSGFGIGDWSSVFATSPRPETYDGAEVELTGFLTPAETDDEVRLTRMVITHCVIDAQPAAVPLVIEKWQSDYAVGDWLQITGVVRVDDAGALHVEPTQVTRIDEPGDPYEH from the coding sequence TTGCCTGAGCCGCATGATGTCACCCGCGTCGACCGTCGCCGCTCCCTCGGCGGGCGCTGGCTGGGCGTGGGTCTCGCATCGGTCATCTCCGTCGTCACCCTCGTGCTCGGGCTCACCGGGCGCCTCACCCTCTACATCAGCCCCGAGTCGGTGTGGTTCGCCTGCGCGGCTGCGGTCGTGACCCTCGCGGGCGCGATCTGGTCGTTCACGCTGCCGCTGGGCGCAGAGGCCGACCACGGGCACGACCATGACGCCATGGATGCGCATGATCACGACCACGCCGGTGGCGCGGCGCGCCGGGCGCTCGGCGCCACCGCCACCGTCGCGGGCGGCGTGATCGCCACCGGCATCGTGGCCGGTGCCCTGCTGCTGCCGCCTGCATCGCTGTCGGTCGAGCTCGCCATGTCGCGCGATCCGGGAGCGGACGTGCTCTTCGCCGGGTCCGACGTGGTCGCCCTCGGCACGGCCACCGACACGAGCGGATTCGGGATCGGCGACTGGTCGAGCGTGTTCGCGACCTCGCCGCGACCCGAGACCTACGACGGCGCGGAGGTGGAGCTCACCGGCTTCCTCACCCCGGCCGAGACCGACGACGAGGTGCGGCTGACCCGCATGGTCATCACGCACTGCGTGATCGACGCGCAGCCGGCGGCCGTGCCGCTCGTGATCGAGAAGTGGCAGAGCGACTACGCCGTGGGCGACTGGCTGCAGATCACCGGCGTCGTGCGCGTCGACGACGCCGGAGCCCTGCACGTCGAGCCCACGCAGGTGACCCGGATCGACGAGCCGGGAGACCCCTATGAGCACTGA
- a CDS encoding DNA-3-methyladenine glycosylase — protein sequence MRRATRADLEGLPVQVAPRLLGAHLRTVVDGVEAVLRITEVEAYHGRGTGETPDPGSHARMGPTARNATMWGEPGHLYVYLSHGIHSCVNVVCGSEGTAGGVLLRAGEVIGGLDAVAGRRGAASPLRPTAVRDLARGPGRFGQASGLRHPRHDGIDVIGGAAKEGAIAELWLGDPVADVSSGPRVGVAGIAGTAAFPWRFWITGDPTVSPFRWGRGAAEAAAMLD from the coding sequence ATGCGCCGCGCGACACGCGCCGACCTCGAGGGGCTCCCTGTGCAGGTAGCCCCGCGGCTGCTCGGCGCGCACCTGCGCACGGTCGTCGACGGGGTGGAGGCGGTGCTGCGGATCACCGAGGTCGAGGCCTACCACGGCCGTGGCACGGGTGAGACGCCCGATCCCGGATCGCACGCGCGCATGGGCCCCACTGCCCGCAACGCGACGATGTGGGGCGAGCCGGGGCACTTGTACGTGTACCTCAGCCACGGCATCCACTCCTGCGTCAACGTCGTCTGCGGGTCCGAGGGCACCGCGGGCGGAGTGCTGCTGCGGGCGGGCGAGGTGATCGGGGGACTGGATGCCGTGGCCGGCCGCCGCGGTGCCGCGTCTCCGCTGCGCCCCACGGCGGTGCGCGATCTCGCCCGCGGGCCGGGCCGGTTCGGGCAGGCGTCGGGGCTGCGGCATCCGCGGCACGACGGCATCGACGTGATCGGCGGGGCGGCGAAGGAGGGCGCGATCGCCGAGTTGTGGCTGGGCGACCCGGTCGCCGACGTCTCGAGCGGGCCGCGCGTGGGGGTCGCCGGGATCGCGGGCACGGCGGCGTTCCCGTGGCGGTTCTGGATCACGGGCGATCCGACGGTGTCGCCGTTCCGCTGGGGACGCGGCGCAGCCGAAGCCGCCGCCATGCTAGACTGA
- a CDS encoding metal ABC transporter permease: MIPALDWGDVFSFQDYGALVALLANSIIAGAVLGVVGGLVGVFVMQRDLAFAVHGVSELSFAGAAAALLFGGSVVAGSIGGALVAAILIGLLGSRARERNSIVGVLMPFGLGLGILFLSLYDGRSANRFSLLTGQIVAVSSPDLGWLIGISAVVLVVLVLVWNPLRFDSLDPVSAQARGIPTGAIGLVFMVLLGLIVAVAVHIIGALLVMALLVTPAAAAMRIAAGPVAVPVLAAVFGFVSAVGGILLALAGTLPVSPYITTISFAIYLVCWAVQRSRERVRRA, encoded by the coding sequence ATGATTCCCGCACTCGACTGGGGCGATGTGTTCTCGTTCCAGGACTACGGGGCGCTCGTCGCGCTGCTGGCCAACTCGATCATCGCCGGCGCCGTGCTCGGCGTGGTCGGCGGGCTGGTCGGCGTCTTCGTCATGCAGCGCGACCTCGCCTTCGCCGTGCACGGGGTGAGCGAACTGTCGTTCGCCGGCGCCGCCGCCGCGCTGCTCTTCGGCGGCAGCGTCGTGGCCGGCTCGATCGGCGGGGCGCTCGTCGCGGCCATCCTCATCGGCCTCCTGGGATCGCGCGCGCGTGAGCGAAACTCGATCGTCGGTGTGCTCATGCCGTTCGGGCTGGGCCTGGGCATCCTGTTCCTCTCGCTCTACGACGGTCGCAGCGCGAACCGGTTCAGCCTGCTGACCGGCCAGATCGTCGCGGTCTCTTCCCCGGATCTCGGCTGGCTCATCGGCATCAGCGCTGTGGTGCTCGTCGTGCTCGTGCTCGTCTGGAATCCGTTGCGGTTCGACTCGCTCGACCCCGTCTCGGCGCAGGCCCGCGGCATCCCCACCGGCGCCATCGGCCTGGTGTTCATGGTGCTGCTCGGGCTCATCGTGGCCGTCGCCGTGCACATCATCGGCGCCCTGCTCGTGATGGCGCTGCTCGTGACGCCCGCGGCCGCCGCGATGCGCATCGCGGCGGGGCCCGTCGCGGTTCCCGTGCTCGCGGCGGTGTTCGGCTTCGTCTCGGCCGTCGGGGGCATCCTGCTCGCCCTGGCCGGCACCCTTCCGGTGAGCCCTTACATCACGACCATCTCGTTCGCGATCTACCTCGTCTGCTGGGCCGTGCAGCGCTCGCGCGAACGCGTGCGTCGCGCCTGA
- a CDS encoding permease, with the protein MTITSPGPRRERPVGTAVARPRRRIHPGIAALLGAVAVGALVAIDVFAPSLFPAALPTRVQDGLTLSLSVLFEALPFVVLGVLLSIVVQVWLPDGVIERILPKSGWARRAVLSLLGMLIPVCECGNVPFARGLMMRGLAPAEALTFLMAAPIVNPIVILTTHAAFGWDGGILVARLVGGYLIANLIGWIYSRHPAPDALLTSHFRDTCERVAHEPGTPVRRSLTQFLIELRAVMPALVIGSALAGGVQVLVPRDVLLAIGANPVLSIVAMIALAITVAICSNVDAFFALSFASTFSSGALIAFLLVGPLVDIKMLALLRTTFTARTLAGIVAVVILAAFGIGIGVNVLA; encoded by the coding sequence GTGACGATCACCTCACCGGGCCCCCGGCGGGAGCGGCCCGTCGGCACGGCCGTCGCGCGACCGCGCCGCCGCATCCATCCGGGTATCGCCGCCCTGCTGGGCGCCGTGGCCGTGGGCGCGCTCGTCGCGATCGACGTGTTCGCCCCTTCGCTGTTCCCCGCGGCGCTGCCCACCCGCGTGCAAGACGGGCTGACGCTCTCGCTCAGCGTGCTGTTCGAGGCCCTCCCGTTCGTCGTGCTGGGCGTGCTGCTGTCGATCGTCGTGCAGGTGTGGCTACCCGACGGCGTGATCGAACGCATCCTGCCGAAGTCCGGATGGGCGCGCCGCGCCGTGCTGTCGCTGCTCGGGATGCTCATCCCGGTCTGCGAGTGCGGCAACGTGCCGTTCGCCCGCGGCCTGATGATGCGCGGCCTCGCGCCCGCCGAGGCCCTGACCTTTCTCATGGCGGCACCCATCGTCAACCCCATCGTCATCCTCACCACGCACGCCGCGTTCGGATGGGACGGCGGCATCCTCGTCGCCCGCCTCGTCGGCGGCTACCTCATCGCCAACCTCATCGGCTGGATCTACAGCCGCCACCCCGCGCCCGACGCCCTGCTCACCTCGCATTTCCGCGACACGTGCGAGCGGGTCGCGCACGAGCCGGGCACTCCCGTGCGCCGCAGCCTCACCCAGTTCCTCATCGAACTGCGCGCCGTCATGCCCGCTCTCGTCATCGGGTCCGCGCTCGCGGGGGGCGTGCAAGTGCTCGTGCCGCGCGACGTGCTGCTGGCCATCGGCGCCAACCCGGTGCTGTCGATCGTGGCGATGATCGCCCTCGCCATCACCGTGGCGATCTGCTCCAACGTGGATGCGTTCTTCGCCCTGTCGTTCGCCTCCACCTTCTCGTCGGGGGCGCTCATCGCGTTCCTCCTCGTCGGCCCGCTCGTCGACATCAAGATGCTCGCGCTGCTGCGTACCACCTTCACCGCCCGCACGCTCGCCGGCATCGTCGCGGTGGTCATCCTCGCCGCGTTCGGGATCGGGATCGGGGTGAACGTCCTTGCCTGA
- the rpmB gene encoding 50S ribosomal protein L28 produces MAAVCQVTGAVPGFGHNVSHSHRRTKRRFDPNVQRKTYYVPSLGRKVTLNVSAKGIKVIDARGIDNVVKDLIAKGVKL; encoded by the coding sequence ATGGCAGCAGTGTGCCAGGTGACCGGTGCTGTTCCCGGCTTCGGTCACAACGTCTCGCACTCGCACCGCCGGACGAAGCGTCGCTTCGACCCGAACGTGCAGCGCAAGACCTACTATGTGCCGTCGCTCGGCCGTAAGGTCACCCTGAACGTGTCCGCCAAGGGCATCAAGGTGATCGACGCGCGCGGCATCGACAACGTCGTGAAGGACCTGATCGCGAAGGGTGTGAAGCTCTAA
- a CDS encoding histidinol-phosphate transaminase — protein sequence MSEPILPRIRPEIAALPPYRQGRQAGADAFKLSSNENPFDPLPQVAEALARTTPVNRYPDATAGALRARIAERYGVETDAVHVASGSVAILYQLVQAAASAGDEVVYAWRSFEAYPGLPLVAGATGVPVPLLPDARHDLDAMAAAITDRTRVVIVCTPNNPTGPIVTGAEFAAFLEKVPADVLVLLDEAYAEFVTADGAVDGIAERIFEAHPNVVVLRTFSKAFGLAGLRVGYAIGHPRVLDAARTTAIPLSVTSAAEVAAIASLDAEAELRERVAVVVERRTALRDGLRAQSWDVPDAQGNFIWLPTGAGTMDAAAAFDAAGVIVRPFDGDGIRISVGEEESIARVLDVAASLR from the coding sequence GTGAGCGAGCCGATCCTTCCCCGCATCCGTCCCGAGATCGCAGCCCTCCCGCCGTATCGGCAGGGCAGGCAGGCAGGGGCCGATGCGTTCAAGCTCTCCAGCAATGAGAACCCCTTCGATCCGCTGCCGCAGGTGGCCGAGGCGCTCGCGCGCACGACACCGGTCAACCGCTATCCGGATGCGACGGCGGGGGCGCTGCGCGCCCGGATCGCCGAGCGCTACGGCGTCGAGACTGATGCCGTGCACGTCGCCTCCGGCAGCGTCGCGATCCTGTACCAGCTCGTGCAGGCCGCGGCGTCGGCGGGCGACGAGGTCGTCTACGCCTGGCGCTCGTTCGAGGCGTACCCCGGTCTGCCGCTCGTGGCGGGGGCGACCGGCGTCCCCGTGCCGCTGCTGCCCGATGCCCGCCACGACCTCGACGCTATGGCCGCCGCGATCACCGACCGCACCCGCGTGGTGATCGTCTGCACGCCCAACAACCCCACCGGTCCGATCGTCACCGGCGCCGAGTTCGCCGCGTTCCTCGAGAAGGTGCCCGCCGACGTGCTCGTGCTGCTCGACGAGGCGTACGCCGAGTTCGTCACGGCCGACGGCGCGGTCGACGGCATCGCGGAGCGGATCTTCGAGGCGCACCCGAACGTCGTCGTGCTGCGCACTTTCTCGAAGGCGTTCGGGCTCGCCGGCCTCCGCGTCGGCTACGCGATCGGCCACCCGCGCGTGCTCGATGCCGCGCGCACCACGGCGATCCCGCTGTCGGTGACCTCGGCCGCCGAGGTCGCGGCGATCGCGAGCCTGGATGCCGAGGCCGAGCTGCGCGAGCGGGTCGCCGTGGTCGTCGAACGGCGCACGGCGCTGCGCGACGGCCTGCGCGCCCAGAGCTGGGACGTGCCGGATGCGCAGGGCAACTTCATCTGGCTCCCCACCGGGGCCGGAACCATGGATGCGGCGGCGGCGTTCGACGCGGCGGGCGTGATCGTGCGCCCCTTCGACGGCGACGGCATCCGCATCTCGGTCGGCGAGGAGGAGTCGATCGCTCGCGTGCTCGACGTCGCCGCATCCCTCCGCTGA
- a CDS encoding metal ABC transporter ATP-binding protein yields the protein MTIRGAALHRPQGRGRDDRELWSGLDLDVAPGEFIAVLGPSGSGKTTLLRSILGLQPLSAGSIRIESRPVQRGDRRIGYIPQQRPFAAHTSMRARDVVALGVQGPRFGPPIARRGDRERVDAVLRDVGAAHFADRRVGDLSGGEQQRLRVGQALVDRPSLLLCDEPLSNLDLANQQGVTDIIDRQRREHGAAVLFVTHDINPILGRVDRILYIAGGRFMLGTPDEVLQTRVLTDLYGAPVFVLRAGDRLVVVGIPDAEPHHAHDHDDDPRSAA from the coding sequence CTGACGATCCGCGGCGCGGCCCTGCATCGCCCGCAGGGCCGCGGCCGCGATGACCGCGAGCTGTGGTCGGGGCTCGACCTCGACGTCGCCCCGGGCGAGTTCATCGCCGTGCTCGGGCCGAGCGGATCCGGCAAGACGACGCTGCTGCGGAGCATCCTCGGCCTGCAACCGCTCAGCGCGGGCAGCATCCGCATCGAGAGCCGACCCGTGCAGCGCGGCGACCGCCGCATCGGCTACATCCCCCAGCAGCGGCCGTTCGCCGCCCACACGAGCATGCGCGCGAGAGACGTCGTCGCGCTCGGCGTGCAGGGCCCCCGATTCGGCCCGCCCATCGCCCGCCGTGGCGACCGCGAACGGGTGGATGCGGTGCTGCGCGATGTCGGCGCCGCGCACTTCGCCGACCGCCGGGTGGGCGACCTCTCCGGCGGCGAGCAGCAACGACTGCGGGTCGGGCAGGCGCTAGTGGATCGTCCCTCGCTGCTGCTGTGCGACGAACCCCTGTCGAATCTCGACCTCGCCAACCAGCAGGGCGTCACCGACATCATCGACCGCCAGCGGCGCGAGCACGGCGCGGCGGTGCTGTTCGTCACGCACGACATCAACCCGATCCTCGGGCGGGTCGACCGCATCCTTTACATCGCCGGCGGCCGGTTCATGCTCGGCACCCCCGACGAGGTGCTGCAGACCCGCGTGCTCACCGACCTGTACGGTGCGCCGGTGTTCGTGCTGCGCGCGGGCGACCGGCTCGTGGTCGTCGGCATCCCGGATGCCGAACCGCACCACGCGCACGACCACGACGACGATCCGCGGAGCGCCGCATGA
- a CDS encoding Fur family transcriptional regulator — MAQRNTWQRERVRDALADARGFVSAQTLHATLREENTGIGLATVYRALSGLAASGDADTLQSPDGEALYRACETQAHHHHLICRSCGLTVEIEATDVEQWARRTAALHGFRDAEHVVDIFGLCGACAGIADAAADRAEKA; from the coding sequence ATGGCTCAGCGCAACACCTGGCAGCGTGAGCGCGTGCGCGACGCCCTCGCGGATGCGCGGGGCTTCGTGAGTGCGCAGACCCTGCACGCCACGCTCCGCGAGGAGAACACCGGCATCGGCCTGGCGACCGTGTACCGGGCCCTGTCGGGCCTGGCCGCCTCGGGCGACGCCGACACGCTGCAGAGCCCCGACGGGGAAGCGCTGTACCGGGCGTGCGAGACCCAGGCGCACCACCATCACCTCATCTGCCGCTCCTGCGGGCTGACGGTCGAGATCGAGGCGACCGACGTCGAGCAGTGGGCGCGCCGCACGGCCGCCCTGCACGGATTCCGCGACGCCGAGCACGTCGTCGACATCTTCGGCCTATGCGGCGCCTGCGCTGGCATCGCCGATGCCGCTGCAGACCGCGCCGAGAAGGCGTGA
- a CDS encoding alpha-ketoacid dehydrogenase subunit beta — protein MSTDTGIDPAVAETSASKGVETMPFAKALNAGMRAAMENDPRVLLMGEDIGRLGGVFRVTEHLQRDFGEQRVLDTPLAESGIVGTAIGLAMAGFRPVCEIQFDGFVFPAFDQITTQLAKITNRHEGAISMPVVIRIPYGGHIGAVEHHQESPEAYFTHTPGLRVVSPSTPNDAHWMIQEAIGSNDPVIFMEPKSRYWAKGEVDLSASAVQLHSSRIVRRGSDVTLVGHGAMVATLLQAAALAEAEGTSCEVVDLRSLSPVDYGPLLDSVRSTGRMIYAQEAPGFTSLGSEVAATVMERAFYALEAPVLRVSGYDAPFPPAKLEGTYLPDPDRILEAVDRALAY, from the coding sequence ATGAGCACCGACACCGGCATCGACCCCGCCGTCGCCGAGACGTCCGCATCGAAAGGCGTCGAGACGATGCCCTTCGCCAAGGCGCTGAACGCGGGGATGCGCGCCGCGATGGAGAACGATCCGCGCGTGCTGCTCATGGGCGAGGACATCGGGCGCCTGGGCGGCGTCTTCCGCGTCACCGAGCACCTGCAGCGCGACTTCGGCGAGCAGCGCGTGCTCGACACACCCCTGGCCGAGTCGGGCATCGTGGGCACGGCGATCGGGCTGGCGATGGCCGGGTTCCGGCCGGTGTGCGAGATCCAGTTCGACGGATTCGTGTTCCCCGCGTTCGACCAGATCACCACGCAGCTGGCCAAGATCACCAACCGGCATGAGGGTGCGATCTCGATGCCCGTCGTCATCCGCATCCCGTACGGCGGGCACATCGGCGCCGTCGAGCACCACCAGGAGAGCCCGGAGGCGTACTTCACGCACACCCCGGGGCTGCGGGTGGTGTCGCCGTCGACGCCGAACGACGCGCACTGGATGATCCAGGAGGCGATCGGCTCGAACGATCCGGTGATCTTCATGGAGCCCAAGAGCCGGTACTGGGCCAAAGGCGAGGTCGACCTCTCGGCCTCGGCCGTGCAGCTGCACTCCTCGCGCATCGTGCGGCGGGGGAGCGATGTGACCCTCGTCGGGCACGGGGCCATGGTCGCCACGCTGCTGCAGGCGGCCGCGCTCGCCGAGGCGGAGGGCACGAGCTGCGAGGTCGTCGATCTGCGCTCGCTCTCGCCCGTCGACTACGGCCCCCTCCTCGACTCGGTGCGATCCACCGGCCGCATGATCTACGCGCAGGAGGCGCCGGGGTTCACGAGCCTGGGCAGCGAGGTCGCCGCGACCGTCATGGAGCGCGCCTTCTACGCCCTGGAGGCGCCCGTGCTGCGGGTGTCGGGGTACGACGCCCCGTTCCCGCCCGCCAAGCTCGAGGGCACGTATCTTCCCGACCCCGACCGCATCCTCGAGGCCGTGGATCGCGCGCTGGCCTACTGA
- a CDS encoding thiamine pyrophosphate-dependent enzyme, with the protein MTDADTALVRVLDATGARAPSPAAEEYLPLIDALPDAELEQLHRDMVVIRAIDTEATNLQRQGQLALWPPSRGQEAAQVGSARAARPQDTLFPSYREHAVTRIRGVDPVDIIKVMRGLSHGGWDPTDPAGGNTRIYTLVLASQTLHATGFGMGLVFDGKCGTGDPERDEAVMVYYGDGASSQGDVHEAMVFAASYRTPEVFFLQNNQWAISVPVSTQSPVPLVRRGGGYGMPSIRVDGNDVLASYAVTRRALDEARAGDGPRAIEAVTYRLGAHTTSDDPTKYRGRDEEDDWATRDPIARMRAYLESRGAAASLFDDVDAEAADAAADLRTRTLTLPVPGPDAIFDHVYSDPHPLMAEQSAWRAQYEASFEEGTA; encoded by the coding sequence GTGACCGATGCCGATACCGCACTCGTCCGCGTCCTCGACGCCACCGGTGCCCGCGCCCCGAGTCCCGCCGCGGAGGAGTACCTCCCCCTGATCGACGCCCTTCCGGATGCCGAGCTCGAGCAGCTGCACCGCGACATGGTCGTGATCCGGGCGATCGACACCGAGGCGACCAATCTGCAGCGCCAGGGCCAGCTCGCCCTGTGGCCGCCGAGTCGCGGTCAGGAGGCCGCGCAGGTGGGATCGGCCAGGGCGGCGCGCCCGCAGGACACCCTGTTCCCCTCGTACCGCGAGCACGCGGTCACGCGCATCCGCGGCGTCGATCCCGTCGACATCATCAAGGTCATGCGCGGGCTCTCGCACGGCGGCTGGGATCCGACCGATCCCGCTGGCGGCAACACCCGCATCTATACGCTCGTGCTCGCCTCGCAGACCCTGCACGCCACCGGCTTCGGCATGGGCCTGGTCTTCGACGGCAAGTGCGGCACGGGCGACCCGGAGCGCGACGAGGCCGTCATGGTCTACTACGGCGACGGGGCATCCAGCCAGGGCGACGTGCACGAGGCGATGGTGTTCGCCGCGAGCTACCGCACGCCCGAGGTGTTCTTCCTGCAGAACAACCAGTGGGCGATCTCCGTGCCGGTGAGCACGCAGTCGCCGGTGCCGCTCGTGCGCCGCGGCGGCGGATACGGCATGCCCTCGATCCGTGTCGACGGCAACGACGTGCTCGCCAGCTACGCCGTCACCCGACGCGCGCTCGACGAGGCGCGTGCAGGGGACGGCCCGCGCGCCATCGAGGCCGTGACCTACCGGCTCGGTGCGCACACGACCAGCGACGACCCCACCAAGTACCGGGGCCGCGACGAGGAGGACGACTGGGCCACGCGCGATCCGATCGCACGGATGCGCGCCTACCTGGAGAGCCGGGGCGCCGCGGCGAGCCTGTTCGACGACGTCGACGCCGAGGCCGCGGATGCCGCCGCCGACCTCCGCACCCGCACGCTGACGCTGCCGGTGCCCGGCCCCGACGCGATCTTCGACCACGTGTACAGCGATCCGCATCCGCTCATGGCCGAGCAGAGCGCGTGGCGCGCGCAGTACGAGGCCTCGTTCGAGGAGGGCACCGCATGA
- a CDS encoding metal ABC transporter solute-binding protein, Zn/Mn family, which yields MKRTIPLLAALSVSALALAGCASGAAAEGDGTTSGGLTVVATTNVYGDIAATIGGDRVDVHSIITSATQDPHSYEASARDRLTVQDADLVIENGGGYDAFMDTLLADAQDVPVIMAVEFSHDYPGASSHEDHADADAEDADHAHDDADQEDADHDHGDHEGHDHIEGFNEHVWFDPHTMIHLAEDIAHHLGELDPEGADDYEANAAVLIGELEDAEAQLDALKGTAGGAGVFITEPVPGYLASAAGLEDLTPEGFAEAVEEGRDVPPATLLAALEVIDGGTVRAVLTNAQTGGAETQKVEDAATAAGIPVVAFSEILPEGTSYAEWMRDAIGSLAAALDA from the coding sequence GTGAAGCGAACCATTCCCCTCCTTGCCGCCCTGTCCGTCTCCGCCCTCGCGCTCGCCGGGTGCGCCTCCGGTGCCGCCGCAGAGGGCGACGGCACGACATCCGGGGGGCTGACGGTGGTGGCGACCACGAACGTCTACGGCGACATCGCCGCGACCATCGGCGGCGACCGGGTCGACGTGCACTCGATCATCACCTCGGCGACGCAGGATCCGCACTCGTACGAGGCGAGCGCGCGCGACCGGCTCACGGTGCAGGATGCCGACCTCGTCATCGAGAACGGCGGCGGCTACGACGCGTTCATGGACACGCTCCTCGCCGACGCGCAGGACGTTCCCGTGATCATGGCGGTCGAGTTCTCGCACGACTACCCCGGCGCCTCGTCGCACGAAGACCACGCCGACGCGGATGCCGAAGACGCCGATCACGCCCATGACGACGCGGACCAGGAAGACGCCGATCACGACCACGGCGACCACGAGGGTCACGACCACATCGAGGGCTTCAACGAGCACGTGTGGTTCGACCCGCACACCATGATCCATCTCGCCGAGGACATCGCGCACCACCTCGGCGAGCTCGACCCCGAGGGCGCCGATGACTACGAGGCGAATGCGGCCGTGCTGATCGGCGAGCTCGAAGACGCCGAAGCGCAGCTGGACGCCCTCAAGGGCACGGCCGGCGGCGCGGGCGTGTTCATCACCGAACCGGTGCCCGGCTACCTCGCCTCGGCCGCGGGCCTGGAAGACCTCACCCCCGAGGGCTTCGCCGAGGCCGTGGAGGAGGGGCGCGACGTGCCTCCCGCCACGCTGCTCGCCGCGCTCGAGGTGATCGACGGCGGCACGGTGCGCGCCGTGCTCACCAACGCGCAGACCGGGGGCGCCGAGACGCAGAAGGTCGAAGACGCGGCGACCGCCGCGGGCATCCCCGTCGTCGCCTTCAGCGAGATCCTTCCCGAAGGAACGTCGTACGCTGAGTGGATGCGTGACGCGATCGGGTCCCTCGCCGCAGCGCTCGACGCGTGA
- a CDS encoding dihydrolipoamide acetyltransferase family protein, with protein MSTQTFTLPDVGEGLTEAEVVSWRVAPGDVVAVNDVICEIETAKSLVELPSPHAGTVGELLVDEGRTVDVGTPLITFVAEGATEGSAPDAPATAAEAPEEGSGSVLVGYGSGAGATSRRRKKPTRDVRSSVGVIAKPPIRKLARDLGVDLAAVTATGADGEVTRDDVVTHAEQASVFRNIETPEWGAVREEKMPAPATAPVGLARGIAPAPAGDPERTESIPVKGVRKASASAMVQSAYTAPHVTVWKEVDATRTMELVKRLKASPDFADIKVSPLLIMARAVIWAVRRTPMVNAAWIETDDGAEIAVRHYVNLGIAAATPRGLLVPNIKDAQNLGMKDLARALNRLTLTAREGKTAPADQQGGTITITNIGVFGMDAGTPIINPGEAGIVAMGTIAQKPWVVDGEVRPRWVTTVAGSFDHRIIDGDGMSRFVADVAAVLEEPALLVD; from the coding sequence ATGAGCACGCAGACCTTCACCCTGCCGGATGTCGGCGAGGGACTGACCGAGGCCGAGGTCGTCTCGTGGCGGGTCGCCCCCGGCGACGTCGTCGCCGTCAACGATGTGATCTGCGAGATCGAGACGGCCAAGTCGCTCGTCGAGCTGCCCTCACCGCATGCGGGCACCGTCGGCGAGCTGCTCGTCGACGAGGGTCGCACGGTCGATGTCGGCACCCCGCTCATCACGTTCGTGGCCGAGGGGGCGACCGAGGGGTCCGCGCCGGATGCTCCTGCGACGGCCGCCGAGGCACCGGAAGAGGGCAGCGGATCCGTGCTCGTCGGCTACGGCTCGGGCGCGGGCGCCACATCCCGCCGGCGGAAGAAGCCCACGCGCGATGTGCGCTCGTCGGTGGGCGTCATCGCCAAGCCGCCGATCCGCAAGCTCGCTCGCGACCTCGGCGTCGATCTCGCCGCCGTGACAGCGACCGGAGCCGACGGCGAGGTGACCCGCGACGACGTCGTGACCCACGCCGAGCAGGCCAGCGTGTTCCGCAACATCGAGACGCCCGAGTGGGGCGCCGTGCGCGAGGAGAAGATGCCCGCGCCGGCGACCGCGCCGGTGGGTCTCGCACGAGGCATCGCGCCCGCGCCCGCGGGAGACCCGGAACGCACGGAGTCGATCCCGGTAAAGGGCGTGCGCAAGGCGAGCGCATCCGCCATGGTGCAGAGCGCCTACACCGCCCCGCACGTGACCGTGTGGAAGGAGGTCGACGCCACGCGCACGATGGAGCTCGTCAAGCGGCTGAAGGCCTCGCCCGACTTCGCCGACATCAAGGTCTCGCCGCTGCTCATCATGGCCCGCGCCGTGATCTGGGCCGTGCGCCGCACCCCGATGGTCAACGCCGCATGGATCGAGACCGACGACGGCGCCGAGATCGCCGTGCGCCACTACGTGAACCTCGGCATCGCCGCCGCCACCCCGCGCGGCCTGCTCGTGCCGAACATCAAGGATGCGCAGAACCTCGGCATGAAGGATCTCGCGCGAGCCCTGAACCGCCTCACGCTCACGGCCCGCGAGGGCAAGACGGCTCCGGCCGATCAGCAGGGCGGCACGATCACGATCACCAACATCGGCGTGTTCGGGATGGATGCGGGCACCCCCATCATCAACCCCGGCGAGGCAGGCATCGTGGCCATGGGCACGATCGCGCAGAAGCCGTGGGTGGTCGACGGCGAGGTGCGCCCCCGCTGGGTGACGACGGTGGCCGGATCCTTCGACCACCGCATCATCGACGGCGACGGCATGAGCCGCTTCGTCGCCGACGTCGCCGCCGTGCTCGAGGAGCCGGCGCTGCTCGTCGATTGA